The Roseovarius indicus genome has a segment encoding these proteins:
- a CDS encoding glycosyltransferase family 2 protein, producing the protein MHDPSVLTIILNFRTPELTLKALDAAVREMEGIRGEILVVDNGSGDDSCEVITKAIETRGLGKNNRVRFKASARNGGFGAGNNFGMHAGLSDGSQPDFYYILNSDAFPQKGSIRNLLKFMVENRKAGIAGSAIRGVDDEPHQTAFRFPTIAGEFEGAVRTGIFTRLLRNSVVPLPLPEETVRVDWVAGASALMRRRMLDEIGLFDETFFLYFEETDLCLRAARAGWETWYVRNSEVLHEGSSSTGMKLWKRTPKYWFDSRLHYFTKNHGRAYAAGATLARVTGALLWRTRAILSNRSFGDPPHFLRDLVTHFAGNIRRRPDHLAATPMTKPLAEESK; encoded by the coding sequence ATGCATGACCCGTCTGTCCTCACCATCATCCTCAACTTCCGCACCCCCGAGCTGACCCTGAAGGCGCTCGACGCCGCGGTGCGCGAGATGGAGGGCATCCGTGGCGAAATCCTCGTGGTCGACAACGGCTCCGGCGACGATTCCTGCGAGGTCATCACCAAGGCCATCGAAACCCGCGGCCTCGGCAAGAACAACCGCGTGCGCTTCAAGGCCTCGGCCCGCAACGGCGGCTTCGGCGCGGGCAACAATTTCGGCATGCACGCGGGCCTCTCCGACGGCTCGCAGCCCGATTTCTACTACATCCTGAATTCCGACGCCTTCCCGCAGAAGGGCTCGATCCGCAACCTGCTGAAATTCATGGTGGAAAACCGCAAGGCCGGCATCGCCGGCAGCGCGATCCGCGGCGTCGACGACGAACCCCACCAGACCGCCTTCCGCTTCCCCACCATCGCGGGCGAGTTCGAAGGCGCGGTGCGCACCGGCATCTTCACCCGGCTCCTGCGCAACTCGGTCGTCCCCCTCCCCCTGCCGGAGGAAACCGTCCGCGTCGACTGGGTCGCCGGGGCCTCGGCCCTGATGCGCCGCCGGATGCTCGACGAGATCGGCCTCTTCGACGAGACCTTCTTCCTCTATTTCGAGGAAACCGACCTCTGCCTGCGCGCCGCCCGCGCCGGGTGGGAAACCTGGTACGTGCGCAACAGCGAGGTCCTGCACGAAGGCTCCTCCTCGACCGGCATGAAACTCTGGAAGCGCACGCCGAAATACTGGTTCGATTCCCGTCTTCACTATTTCACCAAGAACCACGGCCGCGCCTATGCCGCCGGTGCCACGTTGGCGCGGGTGACAGGCGCGCTGCTGTGGCGGACCCGCGCGATCCTGTCGAACCGGTCCTTCGGCGATCCGCCGCATTTCCTGCGCGATCTCGTCACCCATTTTGCCGGCAACATCCGCCGGCGCCCCGATCACCTCGCGGCCACCCCGATGACCAAGCCCCTTGCGGAGGAGTCGAAATGA
- a CDS encoding MupA/Atu3671 family FMN-dependent luciferase-like monooxygenase: MTRFTSALVGEETLLIGCGDQLLDHGHGIAAVVSTNPHVIGWAASHGLPVHDTVAGLRAGAGFDWLFSIANLSVIPDDVLALPAKGAINFHDGPLPRMAGLNTPVWALLNGETDHGISWHVMEAGIDKGDLLVTREIAIAEDDTAHSLNSKCYAAGLDSFAELLGQIETDTLAPRPQDFTTRSYFAGSKRPRAAAAIDVAQPAAQTAAMIRALDFGGYWNPLALPRLLTAKGPLFPRSATVVPAQADTQPGQVLEATDDSLTIATTDGALRLASLLDTEGKPATPRALFEAGETLPALAADTADQLTATAERLARHQRHWRARLTEMTPVQVPLARPAGKTADWVVEDVALPAGLDRATALTVLAAWALQGMGQRAGDIAYAPASLKRDARTPSITAPWMPLRLEATDATTLAEAIAAVTGEIATADGKPGFPDDLALRDPALGTLQTPAIAISDGPSTIPGAVIVAALDPSGTCHLHIDRARLDDAAISLLTERLSAMLTRAANCVPDTFTMQALCTLPKSERILQLTTWNATEAQYDPALTIHRAFERQAEQTPDATALVFEDTELTYAELNARANRAAQALQDAGVGRNVNVGLCLRRSPDLLIGALAILKAGGAYVPLDPDHPADRLAHIMGDSGARVLLAHGPTQGNLPETDAKLILLDHVDQTGDAPNVDGGSGPDDLAYLIYTSGSTGKPKGVMVEHRNVANFFRGMDDCVDRTAGNVWLAVTSISFDISVLELFYTLARGFKVVVTGSENRAAVSNGPIAASGEPMDFSVYFWGNDDGPGPKKYQLLLDAARFADANGFAAVWTPERHFHAFGGPYPNPSVSGAAIAAVTQNISVRAGSIVAPLHHPARIAEDWAMIDNLTNGRAGLAFASGWHPDDFVLRPENTPPNNKPALYDTMNKARALWRGEAVDFPTQSGDMLPVKTLPRPVSEELECWVTTAGNPQTWREAGEQGAHILTHLLGQSIDEVAEKITIYHDALRGAGHDPADFKVTVMLHSYISDSREHAREVARDPMKNYLRSAAGLIKQYAWAFPAFKRPEGVKSPFEMDLGTLGEDELEAILDFAFERYFEDSGLFGTVADGVARAEQMKRIGVTEIACLVDYGIAPEMVLEGLELIKQVMDASNAPATLADDDFSLAAQIIRHDVTHLQCTPSMARILTQNDEARMALRHVRQLLIGGEAFPADLAQDLRSASSARIDNMYGPTETTVWSAHQRVQPGAHGHTVPIGQPIANTQVYILDDTGAPAPVGVAGELCIGGDGVTRGYWRRDELTADRFVPDPFAGGTARMYRTGDLARWTASGTLDFLGRDDFQVKIRGQRIELGEIEEAMKQLPGVTEAVVVPLQSATGDTRLAGYFTGTAAEDSLRAHLKAELPDAMVPADLMQLEIMPLTPNKKIDRKSLPEPVRKAKPAKPRTATQASALESKIADIWSTVLGVQQIAPEDSFFDLGGHSLLAVQAHRDIRKALDAPTLSITDIFRFPVLRDLAKHLEGSGNTPEPEAPETEEASEARAATMSKRRAMRAGRERQMS; encoded by the coding sequence ATGACCCGGTTTACCAGTGCACTTGTTGGCGAAGAAACTCTCCTGATCGGCTGCGGCGACCAGCTGCTCGACCACGGCCACGGCATCGCCGCCGTGGTCTCGACCAACCCCCATGTGATCGGCTGGGCGGCCTCGCACGGCCTGCCCGTACACGACACCGTCGCCGGCCTGCGCGCGGGCGCGGGCTTCGACTGGCTCTTCAGCATCGCCAACCTCTCGGTCATCCCCGATGACGTGCTGGCCCTGCCCGCGAAGGGCGCGATCAACTTCCACGACGGCCCGCTGCCGCGCATGGCCGGGCTCAACACGCCCGTCTGGGCGCTGCTCAACGGCGAAACCGACCACGGCATCAGCTGGCACGTGATGGAAGCCGGCATCGACAAGGGCGACCTGCTGGTCACCCGCGAGATCGCCATCGCCGAAGACGACACCGCCCATTCGCTCAACTCGAAATGCTACGCCGCCGGCCTCGACAGCTTCGCCGAACTCCTCGGCCAGATCGAGACCGACACGCTGGCCCCCCGCCCGCAGGATTTCACCACCCGCAGCTATTTCGCAGGCTCGAAGCGCCCCCGCGCCGCAGCCGCCATCGACGTGGCGCAACCCGCAGCCCAAACCGCCGCCATGATCCGCGCGCTCGATTTCGGCGGCTACTGGAACCCGCTCGCCCTGCCGCGCCTGCTGACCGCCAAAGGTCCCCTCTTCCCCCGCAGTGCCACCGTCGTTCCGGCACAAGCCGACACCCAGCCCGGCCAGGTCCTCGAGGCCACCGACGACAGCCTGACCATCGCCACAACCGACGGCGCCCTGCGCCTCGCCTCGCTGCTCGACACCGAGGGCAAACCCGCCACCCCGCGCGCCCTGTTCGAGGCCGGGGAAACCCTCCCCGCCCTCGCGGCCGACACCGCGGACCAGCTCACCGCCACCGCCGAACGCCTCGCCCGGCATCAGCGCCACTGGCGCGCCCGCCTGACCGAGATGACCCCGGTGCAGGTCCCGCTCGCCCGCCCCGCCGGGAAAACAGCCGACTGGGTCGTCGAAGACGTGGCCCTCCCCGCCGGGCTTGACCGCGCAACCGCGCTGACCGTCCTCGCCGCCTGGGCCCTGCAAGGCATGGGCCAGCGCGCGGGCGACATCGCCTACGCCCCCGCCAGCCTCAAGCGCGACGCCCGCACGCCGTCGATCACCGCCCCGTGGATGCCGCTCCGCCTCGAGGCCACCGACGCCACCACGCTCGCCGAGGCCATCGCCGCCGTCACCGGGGAAATCGCAACCGCCGACGGCAAACCGGGCTTCCCCGACGATCTCGCCCTGCGCGACCCGGCCCTCGGCACGCTGCAAACCCCTGCCATCGCCATCAGCGACGGCCCCTCCACCATCCCCGGCGCCGTCATCGTTGCTGCGCTCGACCCCAGCGGCACCTGCCACCTGCATATCGACCGCGCCCGCCTCGACGACGCCGCGATCAGCCTGCTGACGGAACGCCTCTCGGCCATGCTGACCCGCGCCGCCAACTGCGTGCCCGACACCTTCACCATGCAGGCGCTCTGCACCCTGCCGAAATCCGAGCGCATCCTGCAACTGACCACCTGGAACGCCACCGAGGCCCAATACGACCCGGCCCTCACCATCCACCGCGCCTTCGAGCGCCAGGCGGAACAAACCCCCGACGCAACGGCGCTGGTCTTCGAGGATACCGAGCTCACCTATGCCGAGCTCAACGCCCGCGCCAACCGCGCCGCACAGGCCCTGCAAGACGCCGGCGTCGGCCGCAACGTCAACGTGGGCCTCTGCCTGCGCCGCTCGCCCGACCTGCTGATCGGCGCGCTGGCCATCCTGAAAGCGGGCGGCGCCTATGTCCCGCTCGACCCCGATCACCCGGCCGACCGCCTTGCCCATATCATGGGCGACAGCGGCGCACGCGTCCTGCTGGCCCACGGGCCCACGCAAGGCAACCTGCCCGAGACCGACGCCAAGCTCATCCTGCTCGACCATGTCGACCAGACCGGCGACGCGCCCAATGTCGACGGCGGCAGCGGGCCCGACGACCTCGCCTACCTGATCTACACCTCCGGCTCGACCGGCAAGCCCAAGGGCGTGATGGTCGAACACCGCAACGTCGCCAACTTCTTCCGCGGCATGGATGACTGCGTCGACCGCACCGCCGGCAACGTCTGGCTGGCCGTCACCTCGATCTCCTTCGACATCTCGGTGCTGGAACTCTTCTACACCCTCGCCCGCGGCTTCAAGGTCGTGGTCACCGGCTCGGAAAACCGCGCCGCCGTCTCGAACGGCCCGATCGCCGCCTCGGGCGAGCCGATGGATTTCTCGGTCTATTTCTGGGGCAACGACGATGGCCCCGGCCCGAAGAAATACCAACTCCTCCTCGACGCCGCCCGCTTTGCCGATGCCAACGGCTTCGCCGCCGTCTGGACGCCTGAGCGCCATTTCCACGCCTTCGGCGGCCCCTACCCGAACCCCTCGGTTTCCGGCGCGGCCATCGCCGCCGTCACCCAGAACATCTCGGTCCGCGCAGGCAGCATCGTCGCGCCCCTGCACCACCCGGCCCGCATCGCCGAAGACTGGGCGATGATCGACAACCTCACCAACGGCCGCGCAGGCCTCGCCTTCGCCTCGGGCTGGCATCCGGATGACTTCGTCCTCCGCCCCGAGAACACGCCGCCCAACAACAAGCCGGCGCTCTACGACACCATGAACAAGGCCCGCGCCCTCTGGCGCGGCGAGGCGGTCGACTTCCCGACCCAATCGGGCGACATGCTGCCCGTCAAGACCCTGCCCCGCCCCGTCTCGGAAGAGCTCGAATGCTGGGTCACCACCGCCGGCAATCCGCAAACCTGGCGCGAGGCCGGCGAACAGGGCGCGCATATCCTCACCCACCTCCTCGGCCAGTCGATCGACGAGGTCGCCGAGAAGATCACCATCTATCACGACGCCCTGCGCGGCGCCGGCCATGACCCGGCCGACTTCAAGGTCACGGTGATGCTGCACAGCTACATCTCCGACAGCCGCGAACACGCCCGCGAGGTCGCCCGCGACCCGATGAAAAACTACCTGCGCAGTGCCGCGGGCCTGATCAAGCAATACGCCTGGGCCTTCCCCGCCTTCAAACGCCCCGAAGGCGTGAAATCGCCCTTCGAGATGGACCTCGGCACATTGGGCGAGGACGAACTCGAAGCCATCCTCGACTTCGCCTTCGAGCGCTACTTCGAAGACTCGGGCCTCTTCGGCACCGTCGCCGACGGCGTCGCCCGCGCCGAACAGATGAAGCGCATCGGCGTCACCGAAATCGCCTGCCTCGTCGATTACGGCATCGCGCCCGAGATGGTGCTGGAAGGCCTCGAGCTCATCAAACAGGTGATGGACGCCTCCAACGCCCCGGCCACGCTTGCCGATGACGACTTCTCGCTCGCGGCCCAGATCATCCGCCATGACGTCACCCACCTGCAATGCACGCCCAGCATGGCGCGCATCCTGACGCAGAACGACGAGGCGCGCATGGCCCTGCGCCATGTCCGGCAGCTCCTGATCGGCGGCGAGGCCTTCCCGGCCGATCTCGCCCAGGACCTGCGCAGCGCCTCCTCGGCCCGGATCGACAACATGTACGGGCCCACGGAAACCACCGTCTGGTCGGCGCATCAACGGGTTCAGCCCGGCGCGCACGGCCACACCGTGCCCATCGGCCAGCCCATCGCCAACACCCAGGTCTACATCCTCGACGACACCGGCGCCCCGGCCCCGGTCGGCGTCGCGGGCGAGCTCTGCATCGGTGGCGATGGCGTCACCCGCGGCTACTGGCGCCGCGACGAGCTGACCGCCGACCGCTTCGTGCCCGACCCATTCGCCGGCGGCACGGCCCGCATGTACCGCACCGGCGACCTCGCCCGCTGGACAGCCTCCGGCACGCTCGACTTCCTCGGCCGCGACGACTTCCAGGTGAAGATCCGCGGCCAGCGGATCGAACTGGGCGAAATCGAAGAGGCCATGAAACAACTGCCCGGCGTCACCGAGGCGGTCGTCGTGCCCCTCCAATCCGCCACCGGCGACACCCGCCTTGCGGGCTACTTCACCGGCACCGCCGCCGAAGACAGCCTCCGCGCCCACCTCAAGGCCGAACTGCCCGACGCGATGGTCCCCGCCGACCTGATGCAGCTCGAAATCATGCCCTTGACGCCCAACAAGAAAATCGACCGCAAATCCCTGCCAGAGCCGGTGCGCAAGGCGAAACCCGCCAAACCCCGCACCGCCACACAGGCCTCTGCGCTGGAAAGCAAGATCGCCGATATCTGGTCGACCGTTCTCGGCGTCCAGCAGATCGCCCCCGAAGACAGCTTCTTCGACCTCGGCGGTCACTCCCTGCTGGCGGTTCAGGCTCATCGCGACATCCGCAAGGCGCTCGATGCACCGACCCTGTCGATCACCGATATCTTCCGCTTCCCGGTGCTGCGCGACCTCGCCAAACACCTCGAAGGCTCGGGCAACACCCCCGAACCGGAGGCCCCCGAGACCGAAGAGGCCAGCGAAGCCCGCGCCGCCACCATGTCGAAACGCCGCGCCATGCGCGCCGGCCGCGAGCGTCAGATGTCATGA
- a CDS encoding 4'-phosphopantetheinyl transferase family protein produces MSMHTPILSSDALEQDILTLFMPVVSVAVTDPATEHEALFDDEAPTVAKATDKRRREFSAGRAAARRAMHQMGLPAMPLPADDTRAPVWPDDVTGSISHNDQVCIAVVADARSVPAIGIDIEEARPLEPELFPDICTLPERAWLSSQPEQDRGMLAKLIFSAKECTYKCQFTLSRTFLEFHDLEITADRDCGQFEATFLRTVPGFASGARLYGRYVVTQGHIITAISAERHTTPAVQERRVSFW; encoded by the coding sequence ATGAGCATGCACACACCGATCCTGTCGTCGGATGCTCTCGAGCAGGACATCCTGACACTCTTCATGCCGGTGGTCTCGGTGGCCGTAACCGACCCCGCGACCGAGCACGAGGCACTCTTCGACGACGAGGCCCCGACCGTCGCGAAAGCCACCGACAAGCGCCGGCGCGAATTCTCGGCCGGACGCGCGGCCGCGCGTCGGGCGATGCACCAGATGGGCCTGCCCGCCATGCCCCTGCCCGCCGACGACACCCGCGCCCCGGTCTGGCCCGACGACGTCACCGGCAGTATCAGCCATAACGACCAGGTCTGCATCGCCGTCGTGGCCGATGCCCGCAGCGTGCCCGCCATCGGCATCGACATCGAAGAAGCCCGCCCGCTCGAACCCGAGCTCTTCCCCGATATCTGCACCCTGCCCGAACGCGCCTGGCTTTCCAGCCAGCCCGAGCAGGACCGCGGGATGCTGGCCAAGCTGATCTTCAGCGCCAAGGAATGCACCTACAAGTGCCAGTTCACCCTCAGCCGTACCTTCCTTGAATTCCACGACCTCGAAATCACCGCCGATCGCGATTGCGGCCAGTTCGAAGCCACCTTCCTGCGCACCGTCCCCGGCTTCGCCAGTGGCGCGCGGCTCTACGGGCGCTATGTCGTGACGCAGGGCCACATCATAACCGCCATCTCCGCCGAACGGCACACCACCCCCGCCGTGCAGGAACGGCGCGTGTCCTTCTGGTGA
- a CDS encoding glycosyltransferase family 2 protein: MNTAPRPKATVIIPANNEAAYIGACLDKVLSSASDIPFETIVVANACTDTTVDIAHEIEGHSQNPARPIRVIATETGGKLNALQLGDDAARADIRIYLDADVSVSRALIPAIIAALETGAPRYASGTPEIAPAQSPVTRAYARFWQKLPFVSNGVPGFGLFAVNAPGRARWQAWPDIISDDTFARLNFAPSERVRVPETYRWPMIEGLSGLIRVRRRQDRGVAEIGRKFPHLLQNADPGATSGTQKLRAILRDPLGFLVYGFIALCVRIPVGTSTWARGR; the protein is encoded by the coding sequence ATGAACACCGCCCCCCGTCCCAAGGCCACGGTCATCATCCCGGCCAATAACGAGGCCGCCTATATCGGCGCCTGTCTCGACAAGGTCCTGTCGTCAGCCAGTGATATTCCCTTCGAGACCATCGTCGTCGCCAATGCCTGCACCGACACCACGGTCGATATCGCCCACGAGATCGAAGGCCATTCCCAGAACCCTGCCCGCCCGATCCGCGTGATCGCCACCGAAACGGGCGGCAAGCTTAACGCCCTGCAATTGGGCGACGACGCGGCCCGCGCCGACATACGCATCTATCTCGACGCCGATGTTTCGGTCAGCCGCGCCCTGATCCCCGCGATCATCGCCGCGCTCGAGACCGGGGCCCCCCGCTACGCCAGCGGCACCCCCGAAATCGCCCCGGCCCAAAGCCCCGTCACCCGCGCCTACGCCCGTTTCTGGCAGAAGCTGCCCTTCGTCTCGAACGGCGTGCCGGGCTTCGGCCTCTTCGCCGTCAACGCCCCCGGCCGCGCCCGCTGGCAAGCATGGCCCGACATCATCTCCGACGACACCTTCGCCCGCCTCAACTTCGCGCCCTCGGAGCGGGTCAGGGTTCCCGAAACCTACCGCTGGCCGATGATCGAGGGCCTCTCCGGCCTGATCCGCGTCCGCCGCCGACAAGATCGCGGCGTGGCCGAGATCGGCCGGAAATTCCCCCACCTCCTGCAAAACGCCGACCCGGGCGCCACCTCCGGCACGCAGAAGCTGCGGGCCATCCTGCGCGACCCGCTGGGCTTCCTCGTCTACGGCTTCATCGCCCTCTGCGTCCGCATCCCCGTCGGCACCTCGACCTGGGCCCGCGGCCGGTAA
- a CDS encoding glycosyltransferase, with product MKIAYILNTYPQPSQSFIRRELKGLERLGLSVDRIAMRRSDLPLKDPQDREELGRTSYVLEAGKVALLLSLLRALVGRPGTFAAAWKAAMGLAAVSPLGRVRHLIYLVEACHVLRLVQAGGVEHMHAHFGTNAAAVAMLVRVLGGPSYSFTVHGPEEFDAVHSLSLARKMEEAAFTVAVSSYGRSQLCRWLPHTAWSGVKVVHCGIDPEMFPEPGEMPDKGLRLVNIGRLSEQKGQLILMPVMSRVVGEVPEARLTLIGDGELRGALEAEISERGLGDHVTLAGWQAEDEVRDALAGCHALVLPSFAEGLPMVIMEAMAAGRPVISTYVAGIPELVQEGVTGWLVPAGDDAALAEAVLALEAMSAEERAALGRAGRARVLERHDMYREAEKLAGHFRAAVDRG from the coding sequence GTGAAAATCGCTTATATTCTCAATACCTATCCCCAGCCGTCGCAAAGCTTCATCCGGCGCGAGCTGAAGGGGCTTGAGCGGCTGGGCCTGTCGGTCGACCGGATCGCGATGCGACGGAGCGACCTGCCGTTGAAGGACCCGCAGGACCGCGAGGAGCTGGGGCGGACGAGCTATGTGCTGGAGGCGGGGAAGGTGGCGTTGCTGCTGTCGCTGCTGCGGGCGCTGGTGGGGCGGCCGGGGACGTTTGCCGCGGCGTGGAAGGCGGCAATGGGGCTGGCGGCGGTGTCACCGCTGGGGCGGGTGCGGCATCTGATTTACCTCGTCGAGGCGTGCCATGTGCTGAGGCTGGTGCAAGCCGGGGGCGTGGAGCATATGCATGCGCATTTCGGCACGAATGCGGCTGCGGTGGCGATGCTTGTGCGTGTTCTGGGCGGGCCGTCTTACAGTTTCACGGTGCACGGGCCGGAGGAGTTCGATGCGGTGCATTCGCTGTCGCTGGCGCGGAAGATGGAGGAGGCCGCATTTACCGTGGCGGTCAGTTCCTACGGCCGGAGCCAGCTGTGCCGGTGGCTGCCGCATACCGCGTGGAGCGGCGTGAAGGTGGTGCATTGCGGGATCGACCCGGAGATGTTTCCGGAGCCGGGCGAGATGCCGGACAAGGGCTTGCGACTGGTGAATATCGGACGGTTGTCGGAGCAGAAGGGGCAGCTGATCTTGATGCCGGTGATGAGCCGGGTTGTCGGGGAGGTGCCGGAGGCGAGGCTGACGCTGATTGGCGACGGGGAGTTGCGCGGGGCGTTGGAGGCGGAGATTTCCGAGCGGGGGCTTGGGGATCACGTGACGCTGGCCGGGTGGCAGGCCGAGGACGAGGTCAGGGACGCGCTGGCGGGGTGTCATGCGCTGGTGCTGCCGAGCTTTGCCGAGGGGCTGCCGATGGTGATCATGGAGGCGATGGCGGCCGGGCGGCCGGTGATTTCCACCTACGTCGCGGGGATACCGGAGCTGGTGCAGGAGGGCGTGACCGGCTGGCTGGTGCCGGCGGGGGATGACGCGGCGCTGGCGGAGGCTGTGCTGGCGTTGGAGGCGATGTCGGCGGAGGAACGGGCCGCGTTGGGGCGTGCCGGGCGGGCAAGGGTTCTGGAGCGGCATGACATGTACCGCGAGGCGGAGAAGCTGGCCGGGCATTTCCGGGCGGCGGTGGATCGGGGATAG
- a CDS encoding oligosaccharide flippase family protein — MKRVTQAFRGSHLTARILRSTSWVVVGYGGAQAIRLGSNLILTRILFPEAFGIMALVTMVTVGLMMFSDVGIGPALARSPRGDDPEFLNTAWSLQVMRGFGLWLVTLALAYPFAQLYEHPELALYLPVAGLSLILTGFFPTRMELARRHLQMGRATMLDLISQLLGLALMVALALWTRSVFALVLGAVFTNLIKLVVMWVGLPGRRDRFQIEKPALLELVSFGKWIFLGTAFGFISTQGDKAVLGKLLSLETLGIYNIGFFLASFAMALGQSVAQDLLIPVYRNKPPSESAENRRKLQRMRFLLTGGLCALLLLMAYVGPPLVEFLYDDRYLAAGPIVTIMACGFIPKIIGMSYDQAALAAGDSRRVFFLTGTRSTLQMIMLFLGLYYFGLLGGVASYGIAMLIAHPLLVALAIRHQAWDPLHDLVSFTLAGLLAAGAIALHWDALQTISSAPVG; from the coding sequence ATGAAGCGCGTCACCCAAGCATTCCGCGGCTCTCACCTGACCGCCCGGATCCTGCGCAGCACGTCCTGGGTGGTGGTGGGGTATGGCGGGGCACAGGCCATCCGCCTCGGCTCGAACCTGATCCTCACCCGCATCCTCTTCCCCGAGGCCTTCGGCATCATGGCGCTCGTCACCATGGTGACAGTGGGCCTGATGATGTTCTCCGACGTGGGCATCGGCCCGGCCCTCGCCCGAAGCCCGCGCGGCGACGACCCCGAATTCCTCAACACCGCCTGGTCCCTGCAGGTGATGCGAGGCTTTGGCCTCTGGCTGGTCACGCTGGCGCTGGCCTACCCCTTTGCCCAACTCTACGAGCACCCCGAACTGGCGCTCTACCTGCCCGTCGCGGGGCTGTCGCTCATCCTCACCGGGTTCTTCCCCACACGGATGGAGCTGGCCCGCCGCCACCTCCAGATGGGCCGCGCCACGATGCTCGACCTTATCAGCCAGCTCCTCGGCCTCGCCCTCATGGTGGCCCTCGCCCTCTGGACGCGCTCCGTCTTCGCCCTCGTCCTCGGCGCGGTGTTCACCAACCTCATCAAGCTCGTCGTCATGTGGGTCGGCCTGCCCGGCCGCCGCGACCGCTTCCAGATCGAGAAACCGGCGCTTCTGGAACTCGTGAGCTTCGGCAAATGGATCTTCCTCGGCACCGCCTTCGGCTTCATCAGCACCCAGGGCGACAAGGCCGTGCTCGGCAAGCTCCTCAGCCTCGAAACGCTGGGCATCTACAATATCGGCTTCTTCCTCGCCAGCTTCGCCATGGCCCTCGGCCAGTCGGTGGCGCAAGACCTGCTGATCCCGGTCTACCGCAACAAGCCCCCCTCGGAATCCGCCGAGAACCGCCGGAAACTCCAGCGCATGCGCTTCCTGCTCACCGGCGGGCTCTGCGCCCTGCTGCTGCTGATGGCCTATGTCGGCCCACCGCTGGTCGAATTCCTTTACGACGACCGCTACCTCGCGGCCGGTCCCATCGTCACCATCATGGCCTGCGGTTTCATCCCCAAGATCATCGGCATGAGCTACGATCAGGCGGCGCTCGCGGCGGGCGACTCGCGCCGGGTGTTCTTCCTCACCGGCACCCGCTCGACGCTGCAGATGATCATGCTCTTCCTCGGCCTCTACTATTTCGGCCTGCTGGGCGGGGTTGCGTCCTACGGCATCGCCATGCTGATCGCGCATCCCCTGCTCGTGGCGCTCGCGATCCGCCACCAGGCATGGGATCCGCTGCACGACCTCGTCAGCTTCACGCTGGCCGGCCTTTTGGCGGCAGGCGCCATCGCGCTCCACTGGGACGCGCTGCAGACCATCTCCTCGGCGCCGGTCGGCTGA